From a single Nitrospira lenta genomic region:
- the recG gene encoding ATP-dependent DNA helicase RecG, with protein MLRSRPVMEPPAESSLPATFHEWLDRLARPIEFATKDDCAHAGAVKNLSSFVSTQVQSALAQEWIPPAIESRLRSLRELFIDFQQALPIGEQQRRLQAACVILGRLRDTTPESVPPDEEQIGDAASATGSTRGDVWNLPVQFVKGVGPKRMALLQRLGVATIEDALWTIPWRYEDRSVMTPIGNLVPGMVTAICGTIAKCDAKRTRNRRLSVLEVGVEDETGKMQVVFFNQAYLEDVLAVGKVVMMSGRVIAGKQGWMVPRMDVAQYEVVGEAAESALHVGRIVPIYHETKGWTSRQSRVLVKGLLDEYARELRDNLPVTLRARQRLVPIQEAIQDAHFPKAEADARLLEQGKTPAHRRLAFEELFLLQMALATRQRSVQEQPKGLKFNPRAPIVDKLSRLLPFRLTAAQDQVIREIYRDMISSKPMNRLVQGDVGSGKTVVGLHAIVMACGSGYQAALMAPTEILAEQHYRNLKSTLETLGLSVALLRGSDKAAVKKTQAAQLASGEVQVAIGTHALIQKGVTFKNLGLAVVDEQHKFGVMQRKNLIDKGYKPDVLVLTATPIPRTLAMTVYGDLDVSVINMLPPGRRPVRTFLFGDAQRRRAYQILKDELRNKRQAYVVYPLVEESEKTDLQAAIQGAEQLQSGEFADFKVGLLHGRMKSAEKEAVMADFKAGKIHLLVATTVIEVGVDVPNSTIMMIEHAERFGLAQLHQLRGRVGRGAEQSYCLLMAAGLGRNRPTLGRHPLGGEEPQSNARERLDALVQSNDGFVIAEEDLRIRGPGEFFGFRQWGMPEFRVANIVRDGDLLQQARVEAFSLLKQDPQLSAPGHQGLKEAMLRKWEQKLELGSIS; from the coding sequence ATGTTACGATCCCGCCCAGTTATGGAGCCTCCCGCCGAGTCCAGCTTGCCTGCGACGTTTCACGAGTGGCTCGATCGCCTTGCGCGGCCGATTGAGTTTGCGACGAAGGACGATTGCGCCCACGCCGGGGCCGTGAAAAATCTCAGCAGCTTCGTGTCGACCCAGGTCCAGTCCGCGCTCGCTCAGGAATGGATTCCTCCGGCGATTGAGTCGCGTCTGCGTTCGCTCCGTGAACTCTTCATCGATTTCCAACAAGCCCTCCCGATCGGCGAACAGCAGCGGCGGCTGCAAGCCGCCTGCGTGATTCTCGGACGGTTGCGTGACACAACGCCGGAGTCTGTGCCTCCTGACGAGGAGCAGATCGGCGATGCGGCCTCAGCCACGGGATCGACGCGCGGTGACGTCTGGAATCTTCCTGTCCAGTTTGTGAAAGGGGTCGGGCCGAAACGCATGGCCCTGTTGCAACGGCTTGGCGTGGCGACCATAGAGGATGCCTTGTGGACGATTCCCTGGCGCTACGAAGATCGATCCGTGATGACTCCCATCGGCAATCTCGTGCCGGGTATGGTCACGGCCATCTGCGGCACCATCGCGAAATGCGACGCGAAGCGCACGAGGAATCGCCGGCTTTCCGTGCTGGAGGTAGGCGTTGAGGACGAGACGGGGAAGATGCAGGTGGTGTTCTTCAATCAGGCCTATCTTGAGGATGTCCTGGCGGTCGGTAAAGTCGTCATGATGAGCGGTCGCGTCATTGCGGGGAAGCAGGGGTGGATGGTCCCGCGCATGGACGTGGCACAGTATGAAGTGGTGGGCGAGGCCGCGGAGTCGGCGCTGCATGTGGGGCGTATCGTGCCGATCTACCATGAGACGAAGGGCTGGACATCCCGGCAATCGCGCGTGCTGGTGAAGGGATTGCTGGATGAGTATGCGCGGGAATTGCGCGACAATTTGCCAGTAACCCTGCGAGCCCGTCAACGGTTGGTTCCGATTCAAGAGGCCATTCAAGATGCGCACTTCCCCAAAGCGGAGGCGGATGCCCGCTTGTTAGAGCAAGGCAAGACGCCGGCGCATCGCCGCCTCGCATTCGAAGAGTTGTTTCTATTGCAGATGGCCTTGGCTACCAGGCAACGGTCCGTGCAGGAACAGCCGAAGGGGCTCAAGTTCAATCCGCGGGCGCCGATCGTCGATAAGTTGAGCCGCTTGCTCCCGTTCCGCTTGACGGCCGCGCAGGATCAAGTCATTCGCGAGATTTATCGGGACATGATTTCGTCCAAGCCGATGAACCGGCTGGTGCAGGGCGATGTCGGGTCGGGGAAGACGGTGGTCGGGCTGCATGCCATCGTTATGGCCTGCGGCTCCGGTTACCAGGCCGCGCTCATGGCGCCGACAGAGATCCTAGCCGAGCAGCACTATCGCAATCTGAAAAGCACGTTGGAGACGCTGGGGTTGAGCGTTGCGCTGCTTCGCGGGAGCGATAAGGCGGCCGTCAAGAAAACGCAGGCGGCGCAGCTCGCTTCCGGTGAAGTGCAGGTCGCGATCGGGACCCACGCCTTGATCCAGAAGGGCGTGACCTTCAAGAACCTCGGACTTGCTGTGGTCGACGAACAGCACAAGTTCGGTGTGATGCAACGGAAAAATCTGATCGACAAAGGGTACAAGCCGGATGTGCTGGTGCTCACGGCGACGCCGATCCCGCGCACGTTGGCGATGACGGTGTATGGCGATCTGGATGTCTCCGTCATCAATATGCTGCCGCCCGGACGCCGGCCGGTGCGGACGTTCCTGTTCGGCGATGCCCAGCGACGACGGGCCTATCAGATTCTCAAAGATGAGTTGCGGAATAAGCGGCAGGCCTATGTCGTCTATCCGTTGGTTGAGGAGTCAGAGAAGACGGATTTGCAGGCGGCTATCCAAGGGGCCGAGCAGTTGCAGAGCGGCGAGTTTGCCGACTTCAAAGTTGGATTGTTGCATGGCCGCATGAAATCGGCGGAGAAGGAAGCGGTGATGGCCGACTTCAAGGCCGGGAAGATCCATCTGCTCGTCGCCACGACGGTGATCGAAGTCGGCGTCGATGTACCGAACTCGACGATTATGATGATTGAACATGCCGAGCGCTTTGGCCTGGCGCAACTGCATCAACTGCGCGGCCGGGTCGGGCGGGGTGCGGAGCAGTCGTACTGTTTGCTGATGGCGGCCGGACTGGGGCGGAATCGTCCGACATTGGGACGGCATCCGCTCGGCGGGGAAGAGCCGCAGTCGAACGCGCGAGAGCGGCTGGATGCTCTGGTGCAATCGAATGACGGTTTTGTGATTGCGGAAGAAGATTTGCGCATCAGGGGGCCGGGAGAATTCTTCGGGTTTCGCCAATGGGGCATGCCGGAGTTTCGCGTGGCCAACATCGTGCGGGACGGCGATTTGCTGCAGCAGGCCAGAGTGGAAGCGTTTTCATTGCTCAAGCAGGATCCTCAGTTGAGCGCGCCGGGGCATCAGGGATTGAAAGAAGCGATGTTGAGGAAGTGGGAGCAGAAGCTGGAGTTGGGGTCGATCAGTTAA
- a CDS encoding cupredoxin domain-containing protein: MTRAVTIAFVSLFITSLAWPTTAMPIATQIIIEDGSPYFAPSKAIATSGSPIRWDNPTPTDHTVTHNGCVEDGTPCLFDSGIIPPGEQFSVSGLPPGRYLYHCRIHPIMRGVLTVTDAATMPSQL, from the coding sequence ATGACACGCGCCGTAACTATCGCCTTCGTCAGTCTCTTCATCACCAGCCTGGCCTGGCCGACGACGGCCATGCCCATCGCGACACAAATCATCATCGAAGACGGCTCCCCCTACTTTGCGCCGTCGAAAGCCATCGCCACCAGCGGGAGTCCCATTCGCTGGGACAACCCGACACCCACCGACCATACGGTCACACATAACGGGTGCGTTGAAGACGGCACCCCCTGCCTCTTCGATTCAGGCATTATCCCCCCCGGAGAGCAATTCAGTGTTTCAGGGCTCCCCCCCGGCCGCTATCTCTATCACTGCCGCATCCACCCCATCATGCGCGGGGTCCTCACCGTGACGGATGCCGCCACCATGCCGTCCCAGCTCTAA
- a CDS encoding pentapeptide repeat-containing protein, whose product MLLIGGLCHTGAAEAACTVESSPGGKSGPFMKHLSADCTKAERDAQVVPAASVMQALTQGQAVDLVGVVVQGDLIFDQLPVRTSQIPKGLTLEQQAALSALNNEEQRSVAGNLIIRDSVVQGALRHRSAKGTLEFEGTVDFHGTRFTDGVDLSRSVFQRALTMDRALFEREAYFVQGHFAQGLSCAGTRFGPHTRFHRSVFRGPVDCQESLFDGMAEFLEIVCEAPVNFERARFGLGTGFSGAQFKKLVNFSDAIFSREAFFAFAVFSGEARFAGAQFLQTVDFSNADFKRGDDLAKVRFDQKPLTNGTKGIAQEGVGTRGQSTFQQYAITLGILLVAAFLAAYAVKLK is encoded by the coding sequence GTGCTGTTGATAGGCGGGCTCTGTCACACCGGCGCCGCTGAAGCGGCCTGCACCGTTGAATCTTCACCCGGCGGGAAGTCCGGTCCGTTCATGAAGCACCTAAGCGCGGATTGCACGAAAGCCGAGCGCGACGCGCAGGTTGTTCCTGCCGCGAGCGTGATGCAGGCGCTCACGCAGGGGCAGGCGGTGGACCTGGTCGGCGTGGTGGTGCAGGGTGATCTGATTTTCGATCAACTGCCGGTTCGGACATCGCAAATTCCCAAAGGCCTCACACTCGAGCAGCAGGCGGCGCTCAGCGCGTTGAACAATGAAGAGCAGCGGAGCGTGGCGGGGAATCTGATCATCCGCGATTCGGTGGTGCAAGGCGCACTCCGTCATCGATCGGCCAAGGGGACGCTGGAATTCGAGGGCACGGTCGATTTTCATGGCACCAGATTCACGGACGGCGTGGATCTGTCACGGTCGGTCTTTCAGCGGGCGTTGACGATGGATCGCGCCCTGTTTGAGCGAGAGGCCTATTTCGTTCAAGGGCATTTTGCCCAGGGACTTAGCTGCGCCGGTACCAGGTTCGGTCCGCATACTCGCTTTCATCGTTCGGTCTTTCGCGGACCGGTGGACTGCCAAGAGAGTCTGTTCGATGGGATGGCAGAGTTTCTAGAAATCGTCTGTGAGGCGCCGGTGAATTTTGAGCGGGCGCGCTTCGGGTTGGGGACCGGTTTTTCCGGCGCGCAATTCAAGAAGCTGGTGAATTTCTCCGACGCCATTTTCAGCCGGGAGGCATTCTTCGCGTTCGCGGTCTTTTCCGGTGAGGCGCGGTTTGCCGGTGCGCAGTTTCTCCAGACCGTGGATTTCTCCAATGCTGACTTTAAGCGGGGCGATGACTTGGCCAAAGTCCGCTTCGATCAGAAGCCTCTGACCAACGGGACGAAAGGGATCGCGCAGGAAGGGGTAGGGACGAGGGGGCAGTCTACCTTTCAGCAATATGCGATTACGCTGGGCATCCTGCTCGTGGCGGCGTTTCTCGCCGCCTACGCCGTAAAATTGAAATAA
- a CDS encoding peptidase MA family metallohydrolase: MYRRNIQHVLIPLAVGLILFLAYQLYFKALWVTVPVPPAPAEATGKPTASHTAGLLAEPPPTDEEIKQVRGIDSTIVPATDSRQLLETIRDDIEKKQLPAAEQRLKNLAPSILADAKAKPYVAILWNNLGLEQERIDGTKVSVKAFKQAAALDDTNPIIQLNLAHAYWELRDPALNQDFLAGLITLAPNEPFPHLAMADLLYEQDRLPEATTHLTQATERAGKDPRVQSYLATVTEKVRHTGAVESRMNARSSSHFLVKYDGAEDQHTWATVLEILEEAYREIGQRLGHFPAKPIVVVLHTKDTFQTATGSPAWADGLYDPTLGRIQIPTQGATTDTKWLTHVLRHEYVHALLHDRLEGQIGSLPVWLNEGLAMQLAGDPWPDLDQAMPNGGSVLHLRYLEGGWGQMPHDVATLAYLEANSATHYLIDRFGMSRVVDLLDAFKGKATVATALQDKIFLTYDQFHQQWLDTFLQKRG, from the coding sequence ATGTATCGCCGCAACATCCAACACGTTCTCATTCCCCTGGCCGTAGGGTTGATCCTCTTCCTGGCCTATCAGCTCTATTTCAAAGCGCTGTGGGTCACCGTACCGGTTCCGCCCGCCCCCGCCGAAGCTACCGGCAAGCCGACAGCCTCTCATACGGCTGGATTGCTGGCTGAGCCGCCGCCGACCGACGAAGAGATCAAACAAGTTCGCGGGATTGATTCCACCATCGTGCCTGCCACCGATTCCCGTCAGCTGTTGGAAACCATTCGCGACGACATTGAAAAGAAGCAGCTCCCCGCCGCTGAACAACGACTGAAGAATTTGGCCCCTTCAATCCTTGCCGATGCCAAGGCCAAACCCTATGTCGCGATTCTCTGGAACAATCTGGGGTTGGAACAGGAACGCATCGACGGGACCAAGGTGTCCGTTAAAGCGTTCAAACAAGCCGCCGCACTCGACGACACCAATCCAATCATCCAACTGAACCTCGCCCACGCCTATTGGGAACTGCGTGACCCGGCCCTCAATCAGGACTTCCTGGCCGGTTTGATCACGCTCGCTCCGAACGAACCCTTTCCCCATCTTGCAATGGCCGATCTGCTCTACGAACAAGACCGGCTGCCTGAAGCCACCACGCACCTGACTCAGGCGACGGAACGGGCCGGCAAAGATCCGCGCGTCCAATCCTACCTCGCGACGGTGACGGAGAAAGTACGCCATACCGGCGCGGTAGAATCCCGCATGAACGCCAGAAGCAGCAGCCACTTCCTGGTGAAATACGACGGAGCAGAAGACCAACACACCTGGGCAACGGTGCTGGAAATCTTAGAGGAGGCCTATCGAGAAATCGGTCAACGGCTCGGCCATTTTCCCGCCAAGCCGATCGTAGTGGTCCTGCATACCAAAGACACCTTTCAGACCGCTACCGGCAGCCCAGCCTGGGCCGACGGCCTCTACGATCCGACGCTCGGCCGCATTCAAATCCCGACACAAGGCGCCACGACCGATACGAAGTGGCTCACCCATGTCCTGCGCCATGAGTATGTGCATGCCCTCTTACACGATCGGCTGGAAGGTCAGATCGGCTCGCTACCGGTATGGCTCAATGAGGGCCTGGCGATGCAACTGGCCGGCGATCCCTGGCCGGATCTCGACCAGGCCATGCCGAATGGTGGGTCAGTCCTGCACTTGCGCTATTTGGAAGGTGGATGGGGGCAGATGCCGCACGACGTAGCAACGCTGGCCTACCTCGAAGCCAATTCCGCCACGCACTACCTGATCGACCGATTCGGGATGAGCCGCGTGGTCGATCTCCTCGATGCGTTTAAGGGAAAAGCCACCGTCGCAACGGCACTCCAGGATAAAATCTTTTTGACCTACGATCAGTTTCACCAACAGTGGCTGGATACGTTTCTGCAAAAACGCGGATAG
- the scpB gene encoding SMC-Scp complex subunit ScpB: MTPITDDINMTSVEVELEVSESVESIDTAACDLSAGEAISEGPEPSAALDVSAESEPTEAASVEAAPANEGAVQAIADRELRGIIESLLFVSPEPLSVQRLVAIMGDVTKADVAQALRGLGEELDQEGRGVRLVEIAGGFRLVTKQEYATWIKRLDKTKSAAKLSRSALESLAIIAYKQPIVRSEIEEIRGVETSGVVRTLLERKLVRIVGRKEVPGRPIMYGTTKFFLEHFGLNDLTQLPPLREFTELGESDQSLLPMDSMEVAVPTAAEAAVIDSTTEAIKALSGEESSVTEAAEVQVELSAEAEVTVEIELKAEDVLVEESAQQG, encoded by the coding sequence ATGACGCCGATCACCGACGATATAAACATGACCTCGGTTGAGGTTGAGCTTGAGGTTTCTGAATCGGTGGAATCCATCGACACCGCAGCGTGCGACCTCTCGGCCGGCGAAGCGATTTCTGAGGGGCCTGAGCCTTCGGCGGCACTGGATGTATCGGCTGAATCCGAACCAACGGAAGCCGCCTCCGTAGAGGCCGCGCCGGCGAATGAGGGCGCGGTACAGGCGATTGCCGATCGTGAATTGCGCGGCATCATCGAGTCGCTGTTGTTCGTCTCCCCTGAGCCGTTGTCCGTGCAGCGCCTGGTGGCGATCATGGGCGATGTAACGAAGGCGGATGTCGCACAAGCCTTGCGCGGGCTTGGAGAGGAGTTGGATCAGGAAGGGCGCGGGGTCAGGCTGGTCGAAATCGCCGGTGGGTTCCGTCTGGTGACCAAGCAGGAATACGCCACCTGGATCAAGCGCCTTGATAAAACCAAGTCGGCGGCGAAGCTGTCCCGATCCGCCCTGGAGTCCCTGGCGATCATTGCGTACAAACAGCCGATTGTTCGTTCAGAGATCGAAGAGATTCGCGGCGTTGAAACCTCCGGGGTCGTTCGGACCTTGCTTGAGCGGAAGCTCGTGCGCATCGTGGGCCGGAAGGAAGTGCCGGGGCGTCCGATCATGTACGGCACGACCAAGTTCTTCCTGGAGCATTTCGGTTTGAACGATCTGACGCAACTGCCGCCGTTGCGGGAGTTCACGGAATTGGGTGAGTCCGATCAATCGCTGCTGCCGATGGATTCCATGGAGGTGGCTGTGCCAACGGCTGCTGAAGCGGCAGTGATCGACAGCACGACTGAGGCAATCAAGGCCTTGAGCGGAGAAGAGTCATCCGTGACGGAGGCCGCGGAGGTGCAAGTCGAGCTCAGCGCTGA
- a CDS encoding class I SAM-dependent methyltransferase: MKPVAAVQEPLQLTGETLNLLAWHIPDLVAYQHREDEYWLAPLDDNFPLIRLNLTGIEMLKSMSGHITVGALLEKYGNKVCGPDGQPGQWHLERWATPNFSLCYFGTEPPGGHRHQAKWDILLQQIREGWSGQAGFEGEEHLEDFHHHELTESAEDDGHFDLIETTVSHLFREPNEALNGLTYGRLLMRQLRQLGWFNPKPKVIVEVGGGLGYVARELAKELLPFERQSIRYISLDITSPFLKLQTKRAKEGGWGGLGTRANAEALPFTDNSVDLVIDNENMADMTPVKLTRQELLSNTGETEQHQEALDWIRRIRLPIEANPPDDVIFNLGPIRFVAELWRVLKPGGHAFLTEFGVEEGWPASVKLPGHTEYEVQYSHLRQAVRWLGFQERYLSLPQFLAMKPDTKVLCTGAAYTIQRFCQAMNKPFTVRAYTEGELKQTLDDMLPKIHGAHYHDVVDPAWFGLIDFKVLLLEKPGGAPKAQFTENNGYRWYSQK, from the coding sequence ATGAAGCCCGTTGCCGCAGTCCAAGAACCGCTCCAGCTTACCGGCGAGACGCTGAATCTCCTCGCCTGGCACATTCCCGATCTGGTCGCCTATCAACATCGCGAAGATGAATATTGGCTCGCGCCGCTCGACGACAACTTTCCCTTGATCCGGCTCAACCTGACCGGCATCGAAATGCTGAAATCGATGAGCGGGCATATCACCGTCGGCGCCCTGCTCGAAAAGTACGGCAACAAAGTCTGCGGACCGGACGGGCAGCCGGGTCAATGGCACCTAGAACGCTGGGCCACCCCGAACTTCTCTCTCTGCTACTTCGGTACCGAACCGCCAGGCGGGCACCGACACCAAGCCAAGTGGGACATTCTGCTGCAACAGATCCGCGAAGGATGGTCAGGGCAGGCAGGGTTTGAGGGCGAAGAACATCTGGAAGATTTTCATCATCACGAATTGACGGAAAGCGCCGAAGACGACGGCCACTTCGATCTGATCGAAACCACCGTCTCACATCTGTTCCGTGAACCGAACGAGGCGTTGAACGGCCTCACCTATGGCCGGCTCCTCATGCGGCAACTCCGTCAGCTCGGCTGGTTTAACCCCAAACCTAAAGTCATCGTAGAAGTCGGTGGCGGGCTGGGTTATGTGGCGCGCGAACTCGCCAAAGAGCTGCTACCGTTCGAGCGGCAGAGCATCCGCTACATCTCCCTCGACATCACCAGCCCGTTCTTAAAACTGCAAACCAAACGGGCCAAAGAAGGCGGCTGGGGTGGCCTTGGAACCAGGGCCAATGCCGAAGCCCTGCCCTTCACGGATAACTCGGTCGATCTCGTCATCGATAACGAAAACATGGCCGACATGACACCGGTCAAGCTGACACGCCAGGAGTTGCTCAGCAATACAGGCGAGACCGAGCAGCATCAAGAAGCGCTGGATTGGATCAGACGCATCCGCCTCCCGATCGAAGCCAATCCGCCGGACGATGTTATCTTTAATCTGGGGCCGATCCGCTTCGTGGCTGAATTGTGGCGGGTGCTAAAACCAGGCGGACATGCATTCTTGACCGAATTCGGCGTAGAAGAAGGCTGGCCGGCCTCAGTCAAACTGCCCGGCCATACCGAATATGAAGTGCAATACAGCCACCTGCGGCAGGCCGTGCGCTGGCTGGGATTTCAGGAACGCTATCTCTCGCTCCCCCAGTTTCTGGCCATGAAGCCGGACACGAAGGTCCTCTGCACCGGTGCGGCCTATACGATTCAACGATTCTGCCAGGCCATGAACAAGCCCTTCACCGTCCGCGCCTACACCGAGGGCGAACTGAAACAGACTCTCGACGACATGCTCCCCAAGATCCACGGTGCGCACTATCACGACGTGGTCGATCCCGCCTGGTTCGGCCTCATCGATTTCAAAGTACTGTTATTGGAAAAACCAGGCGGCGCCCCGAAAGCCCAGTTCACAGAGAACAACGGCTATCGGTGGTATTCGCAGAAGTAA
- a CDS encoding Ppx/GppA phosphatase family protein, with protein MSASSVRPRRLAGIDIGTLTCRLLIADCSPQTPLKELRSERRILRLGEGVDQHKRLSQAAMDRVIQCLQEWKAVIETYRVDGCTAVATSAVRDAANRAEFLEKVKREAGFDVEVITGDEEARRTLLGIRSGLPDGVSDMLALDIGGGSTEFILDRPDQQPVVRSIDIGVVRLCERLLHHDPPTSEEVGQARDWIARETRAAVTEMTGYEAATFVGTAGTITALASMAQKLSVYEPARIHNYRLTLATVQGLEQTLLTRKKADRVGLPGLEKNREEVIAAGAIIIRTVMETLGMSAVLVSDLGLREGVLLHLGSAMR; from the coding sequence ATGAGCGCCTCCTCCGTTCGCCCGCGCCGGCTCGCCGGTATCGATATCGGCACCCTCACCTGTCGGCTCCTCATCGCCGATTGTTCTCCGCAAACACCTCTCAAAGAACTCCGATCCGAGCGGCGCATTCTTCGTCTCGGTGAAGGCGTCGATCAGCACAAGCGCTTGAGCCAGGCGGCGATGGATCGGGTGATCCAGTGCTTGCAGGAGTGGAAGGCGGTCATTGAGACCTATCGGGTCGATGGCTGTACGGCCGTTGCCACGAGCGCCGTCCGCGATGCCGCCAATCGTGCCGAGTTTTTGGAGAAGGTGAAGCGCGAAGCCGGATTCGATGTCGAAGTCATCACCGGCGACGAAGAAGCGCGGCGCACACTTCTAGGGATTCGTTCAGGCTTGCCAGACGGCGTGAGCGACATGCTGGCGTTGGATATCGGCGGTGGCAGCACGGAATTTATTCTGGATCGGCCGGACCAGCAGCCGGTTGTCCGTTCCATCGACATCGGCGTCGTGCGCTTGTGTGAACGGCTGCTTCATCACGATCCTCCGACGAGCGAGGAAGTTGGGCAGGCGCGGGATTGGATTGCGCGGGAAACCAGGGCGGCCGTTACGGAGATGACAGGCTATGAAGCCGCAACCTTCGTCGGGACCGCCGGAACGATTACGGCGCTTGCCTCCATGGCTCAGAAACTATCTGTTTACGAACCGGCCCGCATCCACAACTATCGGCTGACTCTCGCGACGGTGCAGGGACTCGAACAGACGCTACTCACTCGCAAGAAAGCCGACCGTGTCGGCCTCCCTGGTTTGGAAAAGAATCGCGAAGAAGTCATCGCCGCCGGCGCGATCATCATCCGAACGGTGATGGAGACATTAGGGATGTCGGCTGTGCTGGTGAGCGATTTGGGGTTGCGAGAAGGAGTACTTTTGCATCTGGGCTCAGCAATGAGATGA
- a CDS encoding segregation and condensation protein A, with protein sequence MDQPNQQTSGFEQTELPYQVRIENFEGPLDLLLHLIKKSEINIYDIPINIIAQQYLEYVEAMKELNLNVAGEFLVMAATLLQIKSKMLLPADEAAEDEEDGPDPREELVRRLLEYKTYKEAARQLDGQEKMWREIFSREPEPLVVEVESDETSMDNVSLFDLVDALKAIVERNPGGGKTLIEIVPDNLTVRERMNVILETLEGKDSVSFAALFDGSCHRLVIIVTFLALLELIRLRVAHVFQSETFGPILVSRTFSLVPDPAELDDLDAEWRGA encoded by the coding sequence GTGGATCAGCCCAACCAACAGACCAGTGGGTTCGAACAGACCGAGCTGCCGTATCAGGTCCGTATCGAGAATTTTGAAGGCCCTCTGGACCTGCTTCTGCATCTCATCAAGAAGAGTGAAATCAATATCTACGATATTCCGATCAACATAATCGCCCAGCAATATCTCGAATATGTCGAGGCGATGAAGGAATTGAATCTGAACGTGGCGGGGGAGTTTTTGGTCATGGCCGCCACTCTGTTGCAGATCAAGTCCAAGATGCTGCTGCCGGCGGACGAGGCGGCGGAGGACGAAGAAGACGGGCCAGACCCGCGTGAGGAATTGGTCCGGCGGCTGCTGGAGTACAAGACGTACAAAGAAGCCGCGCGTCAGCTCGATGGCCAGGAAAAAATGTGGCGGGAAATCTTCAGCCGCGAGCCGGAGCCGCTCGTTGTTGAAGTCGAGTCGGATGAGACGTCCATGGACAATGTGTCGCTCTTCGATCTGGTCGATGCGCTGAAGGCGATCGTCGAACGGAATCCGGGCGGAGGAAAGACGCTGATTGAAATCGTGCCGGACAATCTCACGGTGCGAGAACGGATGAATGTGATTTTGGAAACGCTGGAAGGCAAGGACTCGGTCTCGTTTGCCGCGCTCTTTGACGGCTCCTGCCACCGGCTGGTGATTATTGTGACGTTTCTGGCTTTGCTGGAGCTGATTCGGTTGCGGGTCGCGCACGTCTTTCAGAGCGAGACCTTCGGGCCGATTCTGGTTTCACGGACGTTCTCGCTCGTGCCGGATCCAGCGGAGCTCGATGATTTAGACGCCGAATGGAGGGGGGCATGA
- a CDS encoding PQQ-binding-like beta-propeller repeat protein — MPIISWISRLLQSMTGAMSPKLQVKKLHSSRHFRHSVKSLAWGLVGIMLGPSLAWAEAAPVKAGIVAAGFGYQVGDVSTITVKIYDPQSGEVLSDDTYELNVKEESAAKGSQSQARIFAGGVGPGATDLSNFVLRVYDATTGKFQWEGNLNLTPRDAEDLGQLVSTLVPRRATVTRVRETAVLSPQPSFLLRALDPETGGLVWQDEFSTDGNTRARMNRIADRRVSEDRDNAGASRSFDFRIRMSEDEGRHILWEDQFAQTDAEEVAESEAVEEKALQLPTWSGQMGRQIQEELI; from the coding sequence ATGCCAATCATTTCTTGGATCAGCCGTCTTCTGCAGTCAATGACCGGAGCCATGTCTCCCAAGCTTCAAGTGAAGAAGCTCCACTCGTCCCGCCATTTTCGGCATTCCGTAAAAAGTCTGGCCTGGGGCCTCGTGGGCATCATGCTCGGTCCGTCGTTGGCGTGGGCCGAGGCGGCTCCCGTCAAAGCGGGGATTGTGGCGGCCGGGTTCGGCTATCAGGTCGGGGATGTCTCGACGATCACCGTGAAGATCTATGATCCGCAGAGCGGCGAGGTGTTGTCGGATGACACCTATGAATTGAATGTGAAGGAAGAGAGTGCGGCGAAAGGGTCGCAGTCACAGGCTCGGATTTTTGCGGGCGGGGTCGGCCCAGGCGCCACAGACCTCTCCAATTTCGTATTGCGTGTCTATGATGCGACGACTGGAAAGTTTCAATGGGAAGGGAATTTGAATCTGACGCCCCGCGATGCGGAGGATTTGGGGCAGCTGGTCTCGACCCTGGTGCCGCGGCGGGCGACGGTGACCAGAGTCCGCGAGACGGCGGTTTTGTCTCCCCAACCGTCTTTCTTGCTTCGCGCGCTCGATCCTGAAACCGGCGGGCTGGTGTGGCAAGATGAATTTTCAACGGATGGCAACACCCGCGCCAGGATGAATCGTATCGCCGATCGGCGGGTGAGCGAGGATCGTGACAACGCAGGAGCCAGCCGCTCCTTTGATTTCAGGATTCGGATGTCCGAGGACGAGGGGCGGCATATTCTCTGGGAAGATCAGTTCGCTCAGACTGACGCCGAGGAAGTCGCTGAATCGGAAGCCGTGGAGGAGAAGGCGCTGCAGTTGCCGACTTGGTCCGGGCAAATGGGGCGGCAGATTCAGGAAGAACTGATCTAA